The stretch of DNA CGCAAATCGCCGCCGCGATAAGAGACCTGCCGCGCCAGCAGATGCGTTTTGTTCAGTTTATCCGCCCAGTAAGGGATCAGCATGCTGTGGGTAGAACCGGTGACGGGATCTTCCGGCACTGACTCTCCTGGGCAGAAAAAGCGGCTGACAAAATCATATTCACCCTCGCCTTTCGCGGTGATACAGACCATTTTTTCCAGCGGGATCATGGCGTTGATATCAGGCTGAATAGCTTCTACTTCCGCCTGGCTTTCCAGCACCACCAGATAATCACGCCCGACGCGCATCTCTTTGCACTCGCTGATGCCAAGCGTTGCCAGCAGCTCAGGCAGCGGCGCCATCTGTTGCGTTTCCCAGGCGGGGAAATCCAGCGTCAGCCATTCGCCGTTGCGGGTAACGGTCAGCGGGCCAACAA from Cedecea neteri encodes:
- a CDS encoding PhzF family phenazine biosynthesis protein codes for the protein MQAIDFYMVDAFADATFGGNAAAVCPLSEWLPDDTLLKMSQQHNQSETAFFVTTDEGFELRWFTTQGEINLCGHATLAASHVIFEHLDYPESVIHFSTRFVGPLTVTRNGEWLTLDFPAWETQQMAPLPELLATLGISECKEMRVGRDYLVVLESQAEVEAIQPDINAMIPLEKMVCITAKGEGEYDFVSRFFCPGESVPEDPVTGSTHSMLIPYWADKLNKTHLLARQVSYRGGDLRCQYKGERVLIGGKAVTYLIGKVLLR